The Pimelobacter simplex genomic sequence CGACGGGCCGGGCGGCGGCCTGGTCGTCGACTACACCTGGCGGCTGGAGCGCGCCGACCCGTGACCGCCGACCGCTGACCGCTGCTAGCCCACGAGGAGCGCGCCGCCGAGGCCCAGCAGACCGACCCAGCCGGTGGCGAACGCTGCCAGGAGGAAGGGCGCGGCACCGGCGGCGCGCAGGCGACCGAGCCGGACCCCGCAGCCGAGCGCGAACATCGCGGCGGCGAGCAGCAGGGTCTGGGCCGCCGCGGCGGTGTCGAGGACCCAGGCGGGCGGGGTGATCCAGGTGCGGAGCAGCACCAGGGCGAGGAAGCCGAGCACGAAGCCGGGCACGAGCGCGGGGCGTACGCCGCCCGCGGCGTCCGCCGTCGTACGGCGCTGCCAGGAGACCCAGGCGACGACGGGGGCGAGCAGCAGCACCCGCCCGAGCTTGACCACGACCGCGACGGCGAGCGCGCCGCCGCCGACCACGCCGCCGGCGGCGACGACCTGGGCGACCTCGTGCACCGAGGCGCCGGCCCAGATCCCCGCAACGGTGGGGGAGAGGTCGAGGAGCGAGGCGACCAGCGGGACCAGGCCGATCATCGCGGTGCCGAAGACGACGACGAGCGCCACCGCCGACGCGGTCTCGTCCTCGTCGGCCTCGACCACACCGTCCACGGCGGCGACCGCGGCCGCGCCGCAGATCGAGAAGCCGCAGCCGATGAGCAGCCGGTGGGTCCACGACAGGCCGAGCCGGGCGCCGAGCGCCATGGTGAGCGCGACGCCCGACGCGACGACCGCGAGCACCAGCGCGATGACGCCGGGCCCGAGTGCGGCGACCTGGCGCAGCGAGAGCTGCAGCCCCAGCAGGACGACGCCCGCGCGCAGCAGGGTCCGCGCGGAGAAGGCGATCCCCGGCGCCGTCCCCTCACCCAGCGGTACGACGGCCGCCGCGACCATGCCCAGCGCGATCGCGACGAGCAGCGGGCTCGCCGCCGGCACCAGGCGGCCCACGCCGAAGGCGAGGAGGGCGGGTGCCGCGCAGAACGCGACGCCGGGGGCGCGGAGGCGGGTCGTGATCACGTCTTCCAGCGTGGTCGCTCGCAGACCTCCGCAGTAGACGTCGATTGCGCATGAGGATATATCCTCCGGATATGCAGGACTGGCCCGAGCTCACCGCCCTCGAGCTGCTGGTCGCGGTCGCCGACCACGGCAGCGTCAGCGCCGGAGCGCGCGCGATCGACATGGCGCAGCCCAACGCGAGCCGCTCGCTGGCGCGCCTGGAGCGGGCCCTCGGCGTCGGCCTGCTCACCCGCTCGACCGCCGGGGCGCGGCTGACGCCGGCCGGGCTGATCGTCGTGGACTGGGCGCGCGGCGTGCTCGACGCGGCCCGGACGCTGGTCGACGGCACCGCGGCGCTCGCCCACGCGGGCGGGGGAGAGCTGCGGGTGTCGGCGAGCCAGACGGTCGCCGAGCACCTCCTGCCGGCCTGGCTGGCCGCGCTGCGCGCGCAGCACCCGGAGGCGTCGGTGCTGCTCGAGGTGCACAACACGGCCGAGGTGGTCGCCGGTGTGCTGTCCGGGGCCTGCGACCTGGGGTTCGTCGAGGGGCCGCGCGCGCCGCGCGGCGTGCGGACGGCGGTGGTGGCGCGCGACGAGCTGGTGCTGGTCGTCGCTCCGGACCACCCGTGGACCCGGCGGCGCAGCCGGGTCGGTGCCGACGAGCTGGCCGCGACGCCGCTGCTGACGCGGGAGCCGGGCTCGGGGACGCGGGTCCGGCTCGACGACGAGCTGCGGGCCCTGACCGGATCCCCGGCGACGGCGCTGCAGGAGCTCGGCAGCAACGCCGCCGTACGGGTGGCGGTGCAGGCGGGGGCCGGAGCGGCTGTGCTGAGCCGGCTCTCGGTGGCGGACGCGCTGGCGTCCGGTGCGGTGCTGGAGGTGCCGATCGACCTCACGCTCGACCGCGAGCTGCGGGCCGTGTGGACCGGGCCCCGGCGGCTGACCGGCATCGCTGCCGACCTCGTCGCCGTGGCCCGGTCGCACCCGGCCTGAGCCGGTTCGTGCCTCGGATCAGATGTCGTTGGCCAGGATGTTGTCGATATTGCGCTCGGCCAGGGCGGTGATCGTGACGAACGGGTTGACCGTGGTGTTGCCGGGGATCAGCGAGCCGTCGATGACGTAGAGGCCGTCGTACCCGTGGAGCCGGCCGTAGTTGTCGGTCGCCTTGTTGAGCACGACGCCGCCGAGCGGGTGGTAGGTCAGGCCGTCCTGCCAGACCTTGTAGGCGCCGAAGAGGTCGGTGCGGTAGATCGTCCCCTCCTTGCTGTTGATCTTGTCGAAGATC encodes the following:
- a CDS encoding YeiH family protein, with amino-acid sequence MITTRLRAPGVAFCAAPALLAFGVGRLVPAASPLLVAIALGMVAAAVVPLGEGTAPGIAFSARTLLRAGVVLLGLQLSLRQVAALGPGVIALVLAVVASGVALTMALGARLGLSWTHRLLIGCGFSICGAAAVAAVDGVVEADEDETASAVALVVVFGTAMIGLVPLVASLLDLSPTVAGIWAGASVHEVAQVVAAGGVVGGGALAVAVVVKLGRVLLLAPVVAWVSWQRRTTADAAGGVRPALVPGFVLGFLALVLLRTWITPPAWVLDTAAAAQTLLLAAAMFALGCGVRLGRLRAAGAAPFLLAAFATGWVGLLGLGGALLVG
- a CDS encoding LysR family transcriptional regulator, yielding MQDWPELTALELLVAVADHGSVSAGARAIDMAQPNASRSLARLERALGVGLLTRSTAGARLTPAGLIVVDWARGVLDAARTLVDGTAALAHAGGGELRVSASQTVAEHLLPAWLAALRAQHPEASVLLEVHNTAEVVAGVLSGACDLGFVEGPRAPRGVRTAVVARDELVLVVAPDHPWTRRRSRVGADELAATPLLTREPGSGTRVRLDDELRALTGSPATALQELGSNAAVRVAVQAGAGAAVLSRLSVADALASGAVLEVPIDLTLDRELRAVWTGPRRLTGIAADLVAVARSHPA